Part of the Tenacibaculum sp. SZ-18 genome, ACTTGTAGTAAAGATTAAATTCTTTATTTCCTTCTAATATTGGAATACCAGCTTCTCCTATAATTCCTAAGTAATTATAATCTTTATTTAATCCAGAGATTTTGAATTGAACTAAACTGTTTACTCGGGTAGTTTTATTCCTATGTTTATTTTTAACATTAAAGTTTCCGCAACAAAAATTATATTCAAATTGATATGAATTTGCAGTAGCAATATTTGTGATTATAGTATCATACGTTGATTTTTTGTTTTTACGAAATAGGATGGTGTCTAATTTTGAACTATTTGGTTGAATGAATACTTTTCCGCTTCCGTATTTTAAATGTTTCCTATTAATTATCCATTCCCATTGCAATATTTTATGATATAATTTTTTGTTTTTAGCGTATCTTGAAAGTAATTGTTTATCGGCTTCAAAAACAGCATTTTGAGAAGTTAAAATTGATGTGTGAAAAAATAATAATAAAATGATTAAATTCTTCATAGCGTGAGTAGTATATTTTTTTTGAAACGGAAATAAACGAACAATGTTATGAATACAAAGGAATAAATAATTCCAATAAGTTCACAATTGATACAAAAAAAATAAAAGGAAATAAAACGCTAAACACCTAAAATCAACTTCGCAATAGTGAAGTAAATTAAGATTCCGAAAATATCATTACTTGTGGTGATAAAAGGTCCAGTTGCAATTGCAGGATCGATTCCTCTTTTATCTAGAAATAAGGGTATAAAAGTACCAATTAATCCAGCTACAATAATTACCACAATTAATGAAACTGAAACTGCAAATGAAGTCTGGATATCTTTGTTATATAGCCAAATAAATAGAAATAAGAAAATTGCAAGGGCTAAACCATTTAAGGCAGCTAATAACATTTCTTTAATTAAGCGTTTATTGATACTTCCTTTTACATCATCATTGGCTAAACCCTGCACAATAATTGCTGAAGATTGTACTCCAACGTTTCCAGCCATGGCTGCAATTAATGGTGTAAAAAAGAATAAAACAGCATTTTCTTTAAAAGAATCTTCGAAACCTCCCATAATTAAGAAAGCACCAATTCCTCCAATCAAACCTAAGAATAACCAAGGTAAGCGAGCTCGTGTTAATTCTAAAATAGTGTCATCGGCTTCAACATCTTGTGTAATACCCGCGGCTAATTGATAATCTTTGTCCGCTTCTTCTTTAATTACATCAACGATATCATCAATTGTAATTCGACCTACTAAAATTCCCAATTCATCAACTACAGGGATAGCTTCTAAATCGTATTTACGCATTTTATTAGCTACATCTTCGGCAGTGTCATGAACATTAACAAAATCAACTCTAGGAATATAAATATCCGCAATTTTAGATTTTGTTGAAGCCATTAATAAGTCTTTAAGAGAAAGGCGTCCTTTAAGTTTTCCGCTATCATCTACCACATAAATAGAATGAACTCTGGTAACTTCAGCGGCTTGTTCTCTCATTTTGGTAACACAACCTAAAACAGACCAATTTTCATTTACTTTTACAAGCTCTTTTGCCATTAATCCTCCGGCAGAATCTTCATCAAATCGAAGTAACTCTACAATTTCTTTGGCGTGTTCTTCATCTTCAATTTGCTGCATTACTGCTTCCTTTCGTTCTTCAGGAAGTTCAGCAATTACATCCGCAGCATCATCAGTATCTAGTTCTTCAATTTCTTCGGCAATTTCTTTAGCTGATAATTGTTCAAGAATTTTTTCACGTACATCGTCATCAACATCCATTAAAACTTCTGAAGTTGTTTCACTATCTAGTAAACGGATAATATAAACAGCCTCGTCAAAAGAAAGTTCATCTAAAACTTCAGCGATATCAGCATGATGAACATCAGTAAAAAGATCAGAAAGAGCAGTATCTTTTTGATTTGCGATTAAGCTGGAAACATTATCAAGAAGTTCTTTCGTTATTTCTATCGCCATGACTTGCAATTTTATCTGTAAGTTCTATAAATTCTTGTACCGATAATTGCTCGGGACGCATCGCAAAGATAGGGTCTTGTTTTAAGTTATCCGAAAGATTCATAAATTTTAGACTGCTTCGAAGCATTTTTCTTCTTTGATTAAAGGCAGTTTTTACAACTCTGATGAATAATTTTTCATCAACAGGTAATGTGTAGTTTTCTTTACGAATCATACGCATGACTCCAGAATCTACTTTTGGCGGTGGATTAAATACCGAAGGAGGTACTGTAAAAAGATACTCAACATCATAGAAAGCTTGAGCAATTACTGATAAAATTCCATAAGCTTTACTTCCTTTTTTCTCTGCAATTCTTTGAGCAACTTCTTTCTGAAACATACCAGAAAACTCAGGAACAACATCTCTATTTTCTATAGCCTTGAATACTATTTGACTTGATATGTTGTATGGGAAGTTTCCGATGATAGCAAAGGACTCATCGTTGAATAATTGTTGTAAATTTTGTTTTAAAAAGTCACCTTCAATAATTTGAAATTTATCAGCAGAAGTATTGAGCTTAAAATGCTCAACAGGAAAAGTTTCTTTCAAATAAGTTACAGATTCTGAGTCAAGTTCTAAGACAGATACTTTAGGTTTCTTTTCTAATAAATATTTGGTTAAAACTCCCATTCCTGGGCC contains:
- the rsmA gene encoding 16S rRNA (adenine(1518)-N(6)/adenine(1519)-N(6))-dimethyltransferase RsmA, whose product is MSVRAKKHLGQHFLTDENIAKKIADTLTESGYNNILEIGPGMGVLTKYLLEKKPKVSVLELDSESVTYLKETFPVEHFKLNTSADKFQIIEGDFLKQNLQQLFNDESFAIIGNFPYNISSQIVFKAIENRDVVPEFSGMFQKEVAQRIAEKKGSKAYGILSVIAQAFYDVEYLFTVPPSVFNPPPKVDSGVMRMIRKENYTLPVDEKLFIRVVKTAFNQRRKMLRSSLKFMNLSDNLKQDPIFAMRPEQLSVQEFIELTDKIASHGDRNNERTS
- the mgtE gene encoding magnesium transporter codes for the protein MAIEITKELLDNVSSLIANQKDTALSDLFTDVHHADIAEVLDELSFDEAVYIIRLLDSETTSEVLMDVDDDVREKILEQLSAKEIAEEIEELDTDDAADVIAELPEERKEAVMQQIEDEEHAKEIVELLRFDEDSAGGLMAKELVKVNENWSVLGCVTKMREQAAEVTRVHSIYVVDDSGKLKGRLSLKDLLMASTKSKIADIYIPRVDFVNVHDTAEDVANKMRKYDLEAIPVVDELGILVGRITIDDIVDVIKEEADKDYQLAAGITQDVEADDTILELTRARLPWLFLGLIGGIGAFLIMGGFEDSFKENAVLFFFTPLIAAMAGNVGVQSSAIIVQGLANDDVKGSINKRLIKEMLLAALNGLALAIFLFLFIWLYNKDIQTSFAVSVSLIVVIIVAGLIGTFIPLFLDKRGIDPAIATGPFITTSNDIFGILIYFTIAKLILGV